The Paenibacillus sp. G2S3 region ACGAGCTTCAAAGTCTCCTTCATAATAATAGCCCCTCCTTACCCAGTGATAGACGATTAAGAACCTCCTGATTCACACGCACACCGCTGCTTTCCATTGCCAGAACGACCGCGCCTACAACCGGTTCCCGGGTTAGAATCCTTAAAGTGCCATTTGGAGCCGAATGCTTCACTCTCTGTTCAATGGCCCGCCGGATGATGCCTGAGCGATCCCCTTTGGTCAATAGGCTGCCTGCAAGTACGATGTCAAAGGAATCCTCCTCCATAGCCAAATGGCGGATTGTCGATACCGCTGCCAAACCCAGCTCATCCCCTTGCTTGGTTAGCAGTCCGATGGCGACCTGGTCTCCTTCATCTGCCGCTTGAAACAGCAGCTCAGCAATCTGGGGAGGCAAGTCTCTGGAATGATCCAGGTAATCCTCCCTTAACTCCGAAACACTGGAATAGCCCAGCAAATGAATTAAGCGTTCGCTTAAAACAGTCTCTTTCTCTCTTCCATCATCCGCCCGAATAACGCTACGGAATACCTCAATACTTAGATCATAGCCGCCGCCGTAATCACCGAACCGATAGCCAAATCCACCACATTGGTATGTAACGCCTCGCGGATTTTTACCGGCGCAGTTCACTCCCGAGCCGCAGATCAGCACGATCCCATAATTACTCTCTGTACCTGATCGCAAGGCAATCCAGGTATCGCAGGAAATCTCAGT contains the following coding sequences:
- a CDS encoding BadF/BadG/BcrA/BcrD ATPase family protein, whose protein sequence is MKYFLGVDAGGSKTYAMIANEQGTVIGVGKGGNGNHQNNREQAENSLHQAVSGAIIASGLTKDQMEYSWFGLAGADRESDFRILRPIISRLGLPRTEISCDTWIALRSGTESNYGIVLICGSGVNCAGKNPRGVTYQCGGFGYRFGDYGGGYDLSIEVFRSVIRADDGREKETVLSERLIHLLGYSSVSELREDYLDHSRDLPPQIAELLFQAADEGDQVAIGLLTKQGDELGLAAVSTIRHLAMEEDSFDIVLAGSLLTKGDRSGIIRRAIEQRVKHSAPNGTLRILTREPVVGAVVLAMESSGVRVNQEVLNRLSLGKEGLLL